Proteins co-encoded in one Pocillopora verrucosa isolate sample1 chromosome 1, ASM3666991v2, whole genome shotgun sequence genomic window:
- the LOC131781181 gene encoding ELAV-like protein 2: MATTGDSGESENKTNLIVNYIPQSYTDAEFKALFATIGPTKSCKICRHKSTGYSYGFGFVEYFTPEHAQLAINTLNGHRLDNKTLKVALSRKGGEKIKGANVYVRNIPKSWTNDDLKALFNPYGSIVNTKILIDQLTQSSKGVGFVLFDLKTEAEGAINALNNTMPPGGTEIMFVRFADDNTSKLKPPPTAAASQRPSFNLHPQGAIGPMAQAMMNRRANRYNPMMGGPQIPPPMGFSQMSSQGEGFTLFVYNIGARATEAAVYELFSPYGEIKKINIMWDWEKSQCKGFCFVTMATLAQAQAAILALNGYKYDQRPLQVKIKTPKM; this comes from the coding sequence ATGGCAACTACAGGAGATAGTGGTGAATCAGAAAACAAGACCAATTTGATAGTCAACTACATTCCACAAAGCTACACTGATGCTGAATTTAAGGCACTGTTTGCAACTATTGGTCCGACCAAGAGCTGCAAGATCTGCCGCCACAAATCAACAGGCTACAGTTATGGCTTTGGCTTCGTAGAGTATTTTACACCTGAACATGCACAGCTGGCAATCAATACACTCAATGGTCATCGACTAGATAACAAAACCTTGAAGGTTGCCTTGTCAAGAAAAGGAGGAGAGAAGATCAAGGGAGCAAATGTATATGTCCGAAATATACCAAAATCATGGACAAATGATGATCTGAAGGCACTTTTCAACCCTTATGGTAGCATAGTCAATACCAAAATTCTCATAGACCAGTTAACCCAGTCCTCCAAAGGTGTTGGGTTTGTCTTATTTGATCTAAAGACAGAAGCTGAAGGAGCCATCAATGCCTTAAACAACACCATGCCCCCTGGAGGCACTGAGATCATGTTTGTACGTTTTGCAGATGACAACACAAGTAAATTAAAGCCCCCACCTACAGCTGCTGCTTCTCAGCGTCCAAGTTTTAACTTGCATCCACAAGGTGCTATTGGACCCATGGCACAAGCCATGATGAATCGTCGTGCCAACCGCTACAACCCCATGATGGGAGGACCTCAAATTCCTCCGCCCATGGGGTTCAGCCAGATGTCTTCCCAGGGTGAAGGATTCACTCTGTTTGTTTATAATATTGGTGCCAGGGCAACAGAGGCTGCAGTTTATGAACTTTTTTCACCTTAtggtgaaataaagaaaattaacattATGTGGGACTGGGAAAAATCTCAGTGTAAAGGTTTCTGTTTTGTAACCATGGCTACTCTGGCACAGGCTCAAGCTGCAATACTTGCATTGAATGGTTATAAGTATGATCAACGTCCTCTACAAGTGAAAATTAAAACTCCAAAGATGTAA